A region from the Lycium barbarum isolate Lr01 chromosome 8, ASM1917538v2, whole genome shotgun sequence genome encodes:
- the LOC132607081 gene encoding WRKY transcription factor 44-like isoform X1: MVLLTKMEVNEAAKIAIARPVASRPRCPIYKSFSELLAGAIDISSTNVHSEMAITAIRPKTVRLKPATNHALVGEFSSQAGTSKAPVGCRSDNILQSVEKQKVLYKPMARRAPRKAIPLLENKGSSASDQHREIAESEAHVQSANEGKQRDDLTTGSQRSLLAKSRKDKRIVDSTIVSESTEEVAQSLINTSNVDRPSYDGYNWRKYGQKQVKGSEYPRSYYKCTHLKCPVKKKVERSYDGQIAEIVYRGEHNHPKPQPPKGRASACNDTSKETNKSAWSNQNPQMSEPYVCRTENRNDVGLTIHSAYSSKTPCFYEPIAAAGTHISARNCDDSAEGSKKLEATCDEPKTKRRKIEGLHNGAGTSGESGLPYILNQNTTDSEITEDGFRWRKYGQKVVKGSSYPRSYYRCTSPKCSMRKFVERTMDDPKAFITTYEGKHNHGVPNTRPNSEASKTSSKSSAMKRSNSRRAQNHLMPTK; this comes from the exons ATGGTTTTACTG ACCAAGATGGAGGTCAATGAAGCAGCAAAAATAGCTATAGCTAGACCAGTCGCTTCAAGGCCTCGATGTCCTATCTACAAATCTTTCTCAGAGCTCCTGGCTGGTGCGATAGATATCTCATCCACGAATGTTCATTCGGAAATGGCTATTACAGCCATAAGACCAAAGACTGTCAGGCTGAAGCCGGCAACAAACCATGCTTTAGTCGGGGAGTTTTCTTCACAG GCTGGCACGTCTAAGGCACCAGTTGGTTGTCGATCTGATAACATCTTGCAATCGGTAGAGAAACAGAAGGTCCTTTATAAACCCATGGCTAGACGTGCACCAAGGAAAGCAATTCCTCTCCTTGAAAATAAG GGAAGCTCTGCATCTGATCAGCATCGGGAAATAGCTGAGAGTGAGGCTCATGTTCAATCCGCAAATGAAGGTAAACAACGAGATGACCTTACGACAGGATCTCAACGAAGTCTCTTAGCAAAATCACGAAAGGACAAAAGAATAGTGGACTCAACAATTGTATCAGAGAGCACAGAAGAGGTTGCACAATCTTTGATCAACACAAGTAATGTCGATCGTCCTAGTTATGATGGATATAATTGGAGAAAATATGGACAAAAACAAGTTAAAGGAAGTGAATACCCGAGAAGTTACTATAAGTGCACGCATCTAAAGTGTCCTGTAAAAAAGAAGGTTGAAAGATCATACGATGGCCAGATTGCTGAAATTGTTTACAGGGGCGAGCACAACCACCCGAAGCCTCAGCCTCCTAAAGGACGAGCATCCGCATGCAATGACACTTCTAAAGAAACAAATAAATCTGCATGGAGTAACCAAAATCCTCAGATGAGTGAACCTTATGTCTGTAGGACAGAGAATCGGAATGATGTTGGGTTGACTATACATTCAGCTTATTCCAGCAAAACGCCATGCTTTTATGAACCCATTGCAGCTGCAGGAACGCACATTTCTGCCAGAAATTGTGATGATTCTGCTGAAGGAAGTAAAAAGTTGGAGGCTACTTGTGACGAACCAAAAACTAAAAGAAG GAAAATTGAAGGCCTACACAATGGAGCAGGTACATCAGGGGAAAGTGGACTTCCTTATATTCTAAATCAAAATACTACTGACTCTGAAATTACAGAGGATGGCTTTCGCTGGCGAAAATATGGTCAGAAGGTTGTGAAGGGAAGTTCATATCCCAG GAGCTATTATAGGTGCACAAGTCCTAAATGCAGCATGCGCAAGTTTGTTGAAAGAACTATGGATGATCCAAAGGCCTTTATTACTACATATGAGGGA
- the LOC132607081 gene encoding WRKY transcription factor 44-like isoform X2, whose amino-acid sequence MEVNEAAKIAIARPVASRPRCPIYKSFSELLAGAIDISSTNVHSEMAITAIRPKTVRLKPATNHALVGEFSSQAGTSKAPVGCRSDNILQSVEKQKVLYKPMARRAPRKAIPLLENKGSSASDQHREIAESEAHVQSANEGKQRDDLTTGSQRSLLAKSRKDKRIVDSTIVSESTEEVAQSLINTSNVDRPSYDGYNWRKYGQKQVKGSEYPRSYYKCTHLKCPVKKKVERSYDGQIAEIVYRGEHNHPKPQPPKGRASACNDTSKETNKSAWSNQNPQMSEPYVCRTENRNDVGLTIHSAYSSKTPCFYEPIAAAGTHISARNCDDSAEGSKKLEATCDEPKTKRRKIEGLHNGAGTSGESGLPYILNQNTTDSEITEDGFRWRKYGQKVVKGSSYPRSYYRCTSPKCSMRKFVERTMDDPKAFITTYEGKHNHGVPNTRPNSEASKTSSKSSAMKRSNSRRAQNHLMPTK is encoded by the exons ATGGAGGTCAATGAAGCAGCAAAAATAGCTATAGCTAGACCAGTCGCTTCAAGGCCTCGATGTCCTATCTACAAATCTTTCTCAGAGCTCCTGGCTGGTGCGATAGATATCTCATCCACGAATGTTCATTCGGAAATGGCTATTACAGCCATAAGACCAAAGACTGTCAGGCTGAAGCCGGCAACAAACCATGCTTTAGTCGGGGAGTTTTCTTCACAG GCTGGCACGTCTAAGGCACCAGTTGGTTGTCGATCTGATAACATCTTGCAATCGGTAGAGAAACAGAAGGTCCTTTATAAACCCATGGCTAGACGTGCACCAAGGAAAGCAATTCCTCTCCTTGAAAATAAG GGAAGCTCTGCATCTGATCAGCATCGGGAAATAGCTGAGAGTGAGGCTCATGTTCAATCCGCAAATGAAGGTAAACAACGAGATGACCTTACGACAGGATCTCAACGAAGTCTCTTAGCAAAATCACGAAAGGACAAAAGAATAGTGGACTCAACAATTGTATCAGAGAGCACAGAAGAGGTTGCACAATCTTTGATCAACACAAGTAATGTCGATCGTCCTAGTTATGATGGATATAATTGGAGAAAATATGGACAAAAACAAGTTAAAGGAAGTGAATACCCGAGAAGTTACTATAAGTGCACGCATCTAAAGTGTCCTGTAAAAAAGAAGGTTGAAAGATCATACGATGGCCAGATTGCTGAAATTGTTTACAGGGGCGAGCACAACCACCCGAAGCCTCAGCCTCCTAAAGGACGAGCATCCGCATGCAATGACACTTCTAAAGAAACAAATAAATCTGCATGGAGTAACCAAAATCCTCAGATGAGTGAACCTTATGTCTGTAGGACAGAGAATCGGAATGATGTTGGGTTGACTATACATTCAGCTTATTCCAGCAAAACGCCATGCTTTTATGAACCCATTGCAGCTGCAGGAACGCACATTTCTGCCAGAAATTGTGATGATTCTGCTGAAGGAAGTAAAAAGTTGGAGGCTACTTGTGACGAACCAAAAACTAAAAGAAG GAAAATTGAAGGCCTACACAATGGAGCAGGTACATCAGGGGAAAGTGGACTTCCTTATATTCTAAATCAAAATACTACTGACTCTGAAATTACAGAGGATGGCTTTCGCTGGCGAAAATATGGTCAGAAGGTTGTGAAGGGAAGTTCATATCCCAG GAGCTATTATAGGTGCACAAGTCCTAAATGCAGCATGCGCAAGTTTGTTGAAAGAACTATGGATGATCCAAAGGCCTTTATTACTACATATGAGGGA